The following coding sequences are from one Malaciobacter pacificus window:
- a CDS encoding methyl-accepting chemotaxis protein, whose translation MESLKSKLLLFSLVPFLLGVILLSIINYINTDIVLEDTLSNFEKSTIKEKQSLLRNELVSIKSLVDNILSKTDDIEEAKIRIIDLLSGIRYLEDNSGYFFAYEKRDDGYYFGFHPIKPQLNGKKTNIEKPDIKGYAFRKDLINFAKDNKFVTYSYERPNTKEIVPKMASSVYIPKLQWTIVTGIYVDDIEKQMNVLEENIANSINNSLMISVLVCVVLIILTVIIILPSLNKVLIEPIYKFQDGLVNFFDYLNKKSTDIEFVELKTKDELGQMSNLLNENIKKVQKDIEEDRHIIEDTIKVLGEFQKGDLSQRLETNVSNEALIKLKSVLNNMAENLEKNIENVLSVLDEYSNYKYTNKVNPDGLTQHLLKLAEGVNTLGLSITTMLVENKKNGLNLKESSNTLLSNVQILNNSSNEAASNLEETAAALQQMTSNIRDNTQTVAQMSNLANTVTKSVKDGEVLASKTYSSMDDINTQISSINEAIVVIDQIAFQTNILSLNAAVEAATAGEAGKGFAVVAQEVRNLASRSAEAAKEIKDLVENATSKANDGKNIATNMADGYVELNQNILDTIELIKNIEFSSKEQLSGIEQINDAVSSLDRQTQENAKIAYETHEVATSTDKIATTVIDNVNKKVFKE comes from the coding sequence ATGGAATCGTTAAAGTCAAAGTTATTGCTTTTTTCTTTAGTACCTTTTTTATTAGGTGTTATTTTATTATCTATTATAAATTATATAAACACAGATATAGTTTTAGAAGATACACTTAGTAATTTTGAAAAGTCAACTATTAAAGAGAAACAATCACTATTAAGAAATGAGTTGGTATCAATTAAATCATTAGTTGACAATATATTATCAAAAACTGATGATATTGAAGAAGCAAAAATAAGAATAATTGATTTATTAAGTGGTATTAGATACTTAGAAGATAATAGTGGTTATTTCTTTGCTTATGAAAAAAGAGATGATGGTTACTATTTTGGATTTCATCCAATAAAACCACAGTTAAATGGTAAGAAAACAAATATAGAAAAGCCTGATATAAAAGGTTATGCTTTTAGGAAAGATTTAATTAACTTTGCAAAAGATAATAAATTTGTTACATATTCCTATGAAAGACCAAACACAAAAGAAATTGTACCAAAAATGGCATCTTCTGTTTATATTCCAAAATTACAATGGACTATAGTTACTGGTATTTATGTTGATGATATTGAAAAGCAAATGAATGTATTAGAAGAGAATATTGCAAACTCTATAAATAATTCTTTGATGATTTCTGTATTAGTGTGTGTTGTACTGATTATTTTAACTGTAATAATTATTCTTCCTTCTTTAAATAAAGTATTGATTGAACCAATATACAAATTTCAAGATGGTTTAGTTAACTTTTTTGATTATCTAAATAAAAAAAGTACTGATATAGAGTTTGTTGAGTTAAAGACAAAAGATGAGCTAGGTCAAATGTCAAACTTATTAAATGAAAATATAAAAAAAGTACAAAAAGATATCGAAGAAGATAGACATATAATTGAAGATACAATTAAAGTTTTAGGTGAGTTTCAAAAAGGTGATTTATCTCAAAGACTTGAAACAAATGTATCAAATGAAGCCTTAATTAAATTAAAATCTGTTTTAAACAACATGGCAGAGAATTTAGAAAAGAATATTGAAAATGTTTTAAGTGTATTAGATGAGTATAGTAACTATAAATATACTAATAAAGTAAATCCTGATGGTTTAACTCAACACTTATTAAAATTAGCAGAAGGTGTTAATACTTTAGGTTTATCTATTACTACAATGTTAGTAGAAAATAAAAAGAATGGTTTAAATCTAAAAGAGAGTTCAAACACACTTTTAAGCAATGTTCAAATTTTAAATAATAGTTCAAATGAGGCTGCCTCAAATTTAGAGGAAACTGCAGCAGCTTTACAGCAAATGACTTCAAATATTAGAGACAATACTCAAACAGTTGCTCAAATGTCAAATTTAGCAAATACTGTTACTAAGTCTGTTAAAGATGGAGAAGTACTTGCTTCTAAAACTTATAGCTCAATGGATGATATAAATACTCAAATCTCTTCAATTAATGAAGCTATTGTGGTAATTGATCAGATTGCATTTCAAACAAATATTCTATCCCTAAACGCAGCAGTAGAAGCAGCAACAGCAGGTGAAGCAGGAAAAGGATTCGCAGTAGTTGCTCAAGAGGTGAGAAACTTAGCTTCAAGAAGCGCAGAAGCTGCAAAAGAGATTAAAGATTTAGTTGAAAATGCTACTTCAAAAGCAAATGATGGAAAAAATATAGCAACTAATATGGCTGATGGTTATGTTGAACTTAATCAAAATATTTTAGATACTATTGAGTTAATAAAAAATATAGAGTTTTCTAGTAAAGAACAGCTAAGTGGAATAGAGCAAATTAATGATGCTGTTTCATCTTTAGATAGACAAACTCAAGAAAATGCTAAAATAGCTTATGAAACACATGAGGTTGCCACTTCAACAGATAAGATTGCAACAACAGTAATAGATAATGTAAATAAAAAAGTGTTTAAAGAATAA
- the trpS gene encoding tryptophan--tRNA ligase, with product MRILSGIQPSGTIHIGNYFGMIKPMIESQDDGDLFAFIASYHALTSVKEKEVLEQNTFEAAVNFLALGMDPEKSTFWVQHHVKEVLELYWLLSNHTSMGLLERAHSYKDKTARGIQANHGLFSYPVLMAADILLFDSNIVPVGKDQIQHVEMTRDIANSFNHAYGKEVFVMPESKVDDNVATVPGTDGAKMSKSYNNTIDMFNTKKKIKKQVMGIVTDSKELDEPKEWENCNIYKLCELFMNDNELQQLQQRYATPGEGYGHFKLTLLDKINEHFEPYVQKREHFLNNPKEVHDILAFGADKARKIASAKMEIIRDAVGLI from the coding sequence TTGAGAATTTTATCAGGAATTCAACCATCTGGAACTATTCATATCGGTAACTACTTTGGTATGATTAAACCAATGATTGAATCACAAGATGATGGTGATTTATTTGCATTTATTGCATCATATCACGCACTAACTTCAGTAAAAGAAAAAGAGGTTTTAGAACAAAACACTTTTGAAGCAGCAGTAAACTTTTTAGCACTTGGTATGGACCCAGAGAAATCTACATTTTGGGTACAACATCATGTAAAAGAGGTTTTAGAACTTTACTGGTTATTATCAAATCATACTTCAATGGGACTGCTTGAAAGAGCTCACTCATACAAAGACAAAACTGCACGTGGTATTCAAGCTAATCATGGACTATTTTCATATCCAGTTTTAATGGCAGCTGATATCTTACTATTTGATTCAAATATAGTGCCAGTTGGAAAAGATCAAATTCAACATGTGGAAATGACAAGAGATATTGCAAATTCATTTAATCATGCTTATGGTAAAGAAGTTTTTGTAATGCCTGAATCAAAAGTAGATGACAATGTTGCAACAGTTCCAGGAACAGATGGAGCTAAAATGTCAAAATCATACAACAATACTATTGATATGTTTAATACTAAGAAAAAAATTAAAAAACAAGTTATGGGAATCGTAACTGACTCTAAAGAACTTGATGAGCCTAAAGAGTGGGAGAATTGTAATATTTATAAACTTTGTGAACTATTTATGAATGATAATGAATTACAGCAGTTACAACAAAGATATGCAACTCCTGGTGAAGGATATGGTCACTTTAAATTAACACTTCTTGATAAAATCAATGAGCATTTTGAACCATACGTTCAAAAAAGAGAACACTTCTTAAATAATCCAAAAGAAGTACATGATATTTTAGCTTTTGGGGCAGATAAAGCTAGAAAAATAGCTTCTGCTAAAATGGAAATTATTAGAGATGCAGTTGGATTAATTTAA